Proteins from a genomic interval of Papaver somniferum cultivar HN1 chromosome 4, ASM357369v1, whole genome shotgun sequence:
- the LOC113272247 gene encoding uncharacterized protein LOC113272247 has product MVFVNDRWVKTRFAKETLGINALKIVTSSTFWEYVDYSCSLLKPLVKVVRLVDIERKPTMPCFYDAMRIERDQLEENFSEDNDTWDIPSHLTDNDPKYIEIKGGLHTAMQRLITNEYEGDQATSELRLYSDAYGLLGTPTFKRRRDKDKPRKFAGSMIGGLHMEESIDVPHLQKFTIRVLSLTSSASTCERNWSTFQNLYSKKRNRIKQQKLNASVFIQYNKKLQRHYKEIAEYNDNEKARNPIFLDDRDENDEWLDPQNLDDLVVQGDSVNLENLQDILGEESGPVGTRGACSSRSKSTYPTDSEYDGYDTDELMLGTEYGLLGGANGVTEDDDIYNVAHDLIKIVVDFTVI; this is encoded by the exons atggtgtttgtgaatgaTAGGTGGGTGAAAACTAGGTTTGCAAAAGAAACTTTGGGTATTAATGCACTAAAAATTGTTACAAGTAGTACATTTTGGGAATATGTTGATTACTCATGTAGTTTGCTAAAGCCTTTAGTTAAGGTTGTAAGGTTAGTGGATATCGAACGCAAACCTACAATGCCTTGTTTTTATGATGCAATGAGAATAGAAAGGGATCAACTTGAGGAGAATTTCAGTGAAGATAATGATACTTGGGAT ATTCCATCTCATTTAACGGATAATGatccaaagtacatagaaatcaaaGGGGGACTTCATACAGCTATGCAAAGGCTTATAACCAATGAATATGAAGGTGATCAAGCAACAAGTGAATTGAGACTGTACAGTGATGCTTATGGGCTCCTGGGAACTCCGactttcaaaagaagaagagacAAAGATAAACCTCGTAAGTTTGCCGGTTCT ATGATTGGTGGATTACATATGGAGGAATCGATTGATGTGCCACACCTACAAAAATTTACAATCAGGGTATTGAGTCTTACTTCTTCTGCTTCCACATGTGAGCGAAACTGGAGCACATTTCAGAAT TTGTACTCCAAGAAGCGGAATCGCATAAAACAACAAAAATTGAATGCTAGTGTCTTTATCCAATATAACAAGAAATTGCAGCGTCATTATAAAGAAATTGCAGAATATAACGATAATGAGAAAGCTCGTAATCCTATTTTTCTTGATGAccgtgatgaaaatgatgaatggttggatcCACAAAACTTGGATGACTTGGTTGTGCAAGGTGATAGTGTAAATTTAGAGAATTTGCAAGATATTCTTGGTGAAGAAAGTGGGCCAGTTGGTactagaggtgcatgtagctctcgaagtaaGTCTACTTACCCAACCGACTCTGAGTATGACGGATATGATACTGATGAATTGATGTTAGGCACTGAGTATGGACTACTTGGTGGAGCTAATGGAGttactgaagatgatgatatctatAATGTCGCGCATGATTTGATTAAAATt GTAGTGGACTTCACAGTTATTTAA